Genomic segment of Streptomyces sp. NBC_01210:
GGCCGGCGGCATCCCGCGGCACTGCGGCCACGGCGGCTTCGGACCGCGCGAACTGCGCCGTCCGATGAGCGGTCCGCAGTACGCCCGCCGCCTCGTCGACGACGCCGTACGTGCCGGAGCGGACCTGCGCACCGGCGTCACCGTCACCGGCTGGTCCGGCCCCCGCGCTCTGGACACCACAAGCCCGGCGGGACTGGAACGGATCACCGCGCGCGCCGTCGTCCTCGCCACCGGCGCGCGCGAACGGCCGCGCAGCGCCCGGCTGGTGCCCGGCACCCGGCCGGCGGGTGTGCTCACCACAGGTGAACTGCAGCAGGAAGTCCACCTCCACGGCCGGCGGGTCGGCAGCCGGGCGATCGTCGTGGGAGCGGAGCCGATCGCCTTCTCCGCGGTACGCACTCTGCGGGCCGCCGGAGTCGAGGTCGTCGCCATGGTGACCGACCAGGCGCGCCGGCCGCCGCACCCGTTGCTGAGCCGTCGTGTCCCGCTGCTCACCGGTGCCACCGTGACCGAACTGACCGGGCGCGGCAGGCTGACGGGTGTCGGACTGCGCCACCTGGACGGCAGAACCGTCACCGTCGGCTGCGACACGGTCGTGTTCACCGGAGACTGGATCCCCGACCACGAACTGGCCAGACGCGGAGGGATACCGCTCGACCCCGGCACCCGGGGCCCCGCGGTCGACACCGCGTTCCGTACCGCCGAGGCAGGCGTCTTCGCCGTCGGCAACCTGCTGCACGGAGTCGAGCCGGCCGGCACCGCGGCCGAGGAGGGCCGGTACGTCGCGGACCAGGTGCTGCGGCACCTGGCCGGGGCAACGTGGCCGGACGGTGGGCTGCGGCTGCAGGTCGCCGGACCGTTGCAGTGGGTGGCGCCGAACCGCATCGCCCCGGACGGCCCCCGTCCGCTGCGGGACCGCTTCCTTCTGCGCACCGGCGAGTCGCTCGCCCGCCCCGTCCTCGTCGTCAGCCAGGACGGCCGGGTGCTCCGCCGGCAGCGTCTGCTGCGTACCGCGCTGTCCGGCCGTGGACTCCACCTCCGCGCGGACTGGTTCGGAAGGGCGGATGCGCGCGGCGGCCCTGTGGAGATCACCGCGTACTGAGTCGTTGTTGGTCGGCGTTGGTCGGCGTTGGTCGTTGTTGGTCGGGTTGGTTGGCGTTGGTTGGCCCGCGGTGAACGCTCGGCCGGGCGAAGCCGTAATACACGGCAGGCTGTTGAGCCGACCTAGGAGGTATGCCGCGGATGACTGCCCATCGAACTGCCGCCGCCGCTGCGCTCGCCGGTGTCCTGCCGCTCCTGCTCACGGCCGTGGCTGCCGGGACTGCGCAGGCGCACGGGGCGCCGACCGATCCCGTCAGCCGGGTGGCCGCATGCGGTCCCGAGGGCGCCCAGGGCAGGTCGGCCGCCTGCCGGGCCGCCGTTGCCGCGAACGGGGGATCGGCTTTCGACCAGTGGGACAACCTGCGCGTGGCCGACGTTCGGGGCAGAGACCGCGAGGTCGTCCCGGACGGACAGCTGTGCAGCGCGGGCCTCGACGCGTACAGGGGCCTGAACATCGCCCGCGCCGACTGGCCGACGACGACCCTGAAGGCCGGTGCCCGGTTCACCCTCACCTACCGGACGACGATCCCGCACGAGGGAACGTTCGACCTGTATCTCACCAAGAAGGGCTACGATCCGACCGCGCCGCTGCGATGGGCCGATCTGTCGGCGGAGCCCTTCGCCACGGCCACCGATCCGAAGCTCACGGACGGCGCGTACCGGATCACCGGACGGCTTCCGGCCGGACTGACGGGCCGTCACGTGCTCTACACGGTATGGCGGAACTCGAGCACGCCGGACACCTACTACTCATGCTCCGACGTGGTGCTGGCGGGGGGTACGGAGCGGGGCGGCGAGCCGGTCGCGGATCAGCCGGGCTCCGAGCCCGCTGCCGAGCCGCCCTCCGCGCCGGTCACCGAGCCGACCTCGCAGCCCGCCTCCGACCCTGCCGTAGCGCCGGCGAGCTCTCAGCCGGTCACCGCACCGGGTTCTGTGCCTGCCGACGAGGCCGCCGGGCAGCCGGCCGCGGCGTCGGCGGAGAGCGACGGCGGCAACACAGCCGTCCTCCTCGGCGGGGTGGCCGCCGTGCTCGCGCTTCTCGCGCTGGGTGTGTCCGCTTTCCTCCGCCGCCGATAGCCGAACGAGACGTCGGAACCCGACGTCCGAACGAGACGGCGGAACGCGACGTCCGAAACGCGACGTCCGATTTCCGCCAGCCGAGCGCCCGGCGCGCTGCCCATACTGGCCGTATGACGATCGAGGACAGCAGGTACGAGGCGGTGACCAGCAGGGACGCCCGTTTCGACGGGGTGTTCTTCTTCGCCGTGTCCACCACCGGGATCTACTGCCGTCCGAGCTGTCCCGCGATCACGCCCAAGCGCCGGAACGTGTCGTTCTACCGGACGGCCGCGGCGGCCCAGGGCGCGGGCTTCCGCGCCTGCCGCCGCTGCCGCCCCGACGCCGTGCCGGGCTCCGCCGAGTGGAACGCCCGCGCCGACGTCGTCGGGCGCGCCATGCGCCTGATCGGCGACGGCATCGTGGACCGGGAAGGCGTGGCAGGCCTTGCCCACCGGCTCGGCTACAGCGCCCGGCAGGTGCAGCGGCAGTTGAATGCCGAACTCGGCGCAGGCCCCATCGCTCTGGCGCGCGCCCAGCGCGGCCACACCGCGCGCGTACTGCTGCAGACCACCACCATGCAGGCGGCGGAGATCGCCTTCGCGGCGGGCTTCGCGAGCGTGCGGCAGTTCAACGACACCATGCGGGAGATCTACGCGGCCACCCCCAGCGAACTCCGCTCCGCCCGGCCCGGCCGCACCTCCCGCTTCGGCCCGGTCGCCCAGGAGAACGGGGCCGCGGCCGGAGTGCCGCTGCGGCTGGCCTACCGCGGTCCGTACGCCTCCGTGGAAGTCTTCGACTATCTGGGCAGCCGCGCGATCGCAGGTATTGAGGAGATCGTCGGCGAACGCGGCTCCCGTAGCCACCGGCGCACACTGCGGCTGCCGGGCGGTCCAGGCATTGCCGAGGTGGGCGAACAGCCGGGCGCGGGCGGCTGGCTGGAGTGCCGGCTGCACCTCGCGGACCTGCGTGATCTGACGACGGCAACACAGCGGATGCGCCGTCTCTTCGACCTGGACGCCGACCCGTGCGCCGTCGCCGAACGCCTCGGCACGGACCCGGCGCTGTCCCCGCTGGTCGCCGCCCGTCCAGGACTGCGCGCCCCGGGCGCGGCCGACCCGCACGAACTCGCGGTACGGGCGGTGCTCGGCCAGCAGGTGTCGGTGTC
This window contains:
- a CDS encoding NAD(P)/FAD-dependent oxidoreductase → MSRPGRTVDVLVVGAGPAGLAAAARLAGAGAGAVEIVEREQQAGGIPRHCGHGGFGPRELRRPMSGPQYARRLVDDAVRAGADLRTGVTVTGWSGPRALDTTSPAGLERITARAVVLATGARERPRSARLVPGTRPAGVLTTGELQQEVHLHGRRVGSRAIVVGAEPIAFSAVRTLRAAGVEVVAMVTDQARRPPHPLLSRRVPLLTGATVTELTGRGRLTGVGLRHLDGRTVTVGCDTVVFTGDWIPDHELARRGGIPLDPGTRGPAVDTAFRTAEAGVFAVGNLLHGVEPAGTAAEEGRYVADQVLRHLAGATWPDGGLRLQVAGPLQWVAPNRIAPDGPRPLRDRFLLRTGESLARPVLVVSQDGRVLRRQRLLRTALSGRGLHLRADWFGRADARGGPVEITAY
- a CDS encoding lytic polysaccharide monooxygenase auxiliary activity family 9 protein codes for the protein MTAHRTAAAAALAGVLPLLLTAVAAGTAQAHGAPTDPVSRVAACGPEGAQGRSAACRAAVAANGGSAFDQWDNLRVADVRGRDREVVPDGQLCSAGLDAYRGLNIARADWPTTTLKAGARFTLTYRTTIPHEGTFDLYLTKKGYDPTAPLRWADLSAEPFATATDPKLTDGAYRITGRLPAGLTGRHVLYTVWRNSSTPDTYYSCSDVVLAGGTERGGEPVADQPGSEPAAEPPSAPVTEPTSQPASDPAVAPASSQPVTAPGSVPADEAAGQPAAASAESDGGNTAVLLGGVAAVLALLALGVSAFLRRR
- a CDS encoding AlkA N-terminal domain-containing protein: MTIEDSRYEAVTSRDARFDGVFFFAVSTTGIYCRPSCPAITPKRRNVSFYRTAAAAQGAGFRACRRCRPDAVPGSAEWNARADVVGRAMRLIGDGIVDREGVAGLAHRLGYSARQVQRQLNAELGAGPIALARAQRGHTARVLLQTTTMQAAEIAFAAGFASVRQFNDTMREIYAATPSELRSARPGRTSRFGPVAQENGAAAGVPLRLAYRGPYASVEVFDYLGSRAIAGIEEIVGERGSRSHRRTLRLPGGPGIAEVGEQPGAGGWLECRLHLADLRDLTTATQRMRRLFDLDADPCAVAERLGTDPALSPLVAARPGLRAPGAADPHELAVRAVLGQQVSVSAGRKLGDALVAAYGEPLPEPSGGLTHLFPRSENLAEASLDELGMPDARRATFRTLTAALAKGTVILDPGADRAGTERQLLALPGIGPWTAGYIRMRALSDPDVLLAEDVAVQAGMRRAGVAAQDAQGWRPWSSYAMHHFWNT